Part of the Labrus bergylta chromosome 19, fLabBer1.1, whole genome shotgun sequence genome, ATCACCCTGTGCGACTATCTGGATTCACCTCCCAGGTTGGCATTGAAagacaacagctaaaaggtcgAAAATATACAGATGCGACACAATGCAGAGGGGTCACACCAGAACAGCAGATGAGATGAAGCATGTGGGAAGCCCCCCCTCACTAGCCCGACATCTCTCCAATAATGAACGTCCAtgggtcctgtttgtgcacgtgtgtgtgagtagcatgtctctcaataacagatcgtgaccttgaacaaaaaaaggctcatttaaATCACCAAGCAGAATTATATGAGGAGATTTAGATTAAAAGAGAGTTAAAAAGCCAGAAGATTAAGTTAAAAAGTCAATGTTGATCACAGGGGATTTGTTTAAATCATAATCTTAAACAGCAAATGTTGGACTTTGCCTGTGTACTTTAAGTTAACATTCAACGAGTATTACAAGGTTTCAGGTACTTTTGCTCCTCTTACCAACATACTTGAGATACTTTTCCTTTAGAATCATGGataggaaatcaggagagacagTAAGGAATGACACAGGGGCCGCAGGTCTCGCGtaactgctaggccatctgcgACTCACACTTGTGATTTTTGAGACTTTCAAGCCGAGTAAATGTTCTCTCACAAAGATTGCAAGTAAACGGTTTCTCCCCTGTATGTGAAATAGAGTGCCTTTTTAGAGCTCCACTTTGTGTGAATCTTTTACCACACACTGAACAACTGAATGGTTTCTCTCCCGTGTGCACAACAGAGTGTCTTTTTAAATCGCCATCTTTTGTAAAATTTTTACCACAAATTGAACAGCTGAATGGTGTCCCTCCTGTGTGGACAACAGAGTGTCTTTTAAGATCCCCGCTATTTGTATATCTGTTACCGCATAGCACACAGCTAAATGGTTTCTCCCCTGTGTGGACAATTGAGTGGCGTCTAAGGTCTCCGCTTTGTGTGAAGCTTTTACCACAAACTGAACAACTAAacggtttctctcctgtgtggacAAAAGAGTGTCTTTTTAGATCTGCGCTGTCTCTGAATCCTTGACCACATACTGAACAGCTGAATGGTTTCTCCCCTGTGTGAACTCTCATGTGCATTACCATCTCTGTCTTCCAGTTAAAACTCCTCATACAAACTGAGCAACTGAAAGGCTTTTCTACTGAATGGCGCAGCATGTGTTGATGTAAATTTTTCTTACGTGGGTATACTTTACCACAAATTGAGCAACTAAATGGTTTCACTCCTGTGTGGATTTGGTTGTCTTTCTGCAGATGTTCCTCTTGTCCCGAGCTTGTAGCACATTCAGAGGAGCTAACTGATGTATTTCCAGTATTACAGTTCATATGACTTACTGgtatgtctttgttttgcagAGGGTTCAAACCTTCCTGAGGTTCACTGGTCTCCCAATCACAGTTACTATCGTCTGTCTCCGACCCAATCTCTGATGAGAGTGAAGCCTCTTCATCAGAAACAGGCTGTAAATGAATGTCTGGATTAAAGTCTGTAGTTGGGTCTGAtccctcactctcctctcctttaGCTTCTGCTTTTGAATATTCATCTCTGATCTGATCAGTTTGCGTTTgttgaagctgtgaggactgaggtttctcttcaacatcatcttcttcttcagtcttCACAGGGACAGGAAAGAACGTGAACTTGATGATATCAGCCTCCACTGGCTCTTGAAGCTGCTCTCCCTCCTGACTGCTCCAGagttcctcctcttcctcttcctctttaatGTGTGGTGGTTCTGGTGGGTCCTCGTGGTTTAGACTGGAGCccctctcctgctgctcagggtgaacctcttcttttctcaccatcagctgctggacatctgtggagaaaaatgaaacacacaaaactgtAGTTTGATGTCAACATTTAACAGCAAATCAGTATCTGACGGGGCACAGACTGGTAAATACCAAAAAGTGATAGGTGTTTTGAAAGTGGCAGTT contains:
- the LOC109989005 gene encoding zinc finger protein 260 isoform X1; the encoded protein is MADKLPLPRLLVTARPNKQGKKRKTEAEKAVTRRRLDKARGQTRVNIGTAFPRWRHLKEAKGLQSDAMVALFLLDSYEKQTSTPWKPGLLRPPPPAGSAVPAESLSDQDDDLSVAPEDTFELFEKRIAEYEEELRHLKEENERKQILLDTAFNSEVRLHRADVQQLMVRKEEVHPEQQERGSSLNHEDPPEPPHIKEEEEEEELWSSQEGEQLQEPVEADIIKFTFFPVPVKTEEEDDVEEKPQSSQLQQTQTDQIRDEYSKAEAKGEESEGSDPTTDFNPDIHLQPVSDEEASLSSEIGSETDDSNCDWETSEPQEGLNPLQNKDIPVSHMNCNTGNTSVSSSECATSSGQEEHLQKDNQIHTGVKPFSCSICGKVYPRKKNLHQHMLRHSVEKPFSCSVCMRSFNWKTEMVMHMRVHTGEKPFSCSVCGQGFRDSADLKRHSFVHTGEKPFSCSVCGKSFTQSGDLRRHSIVHTGEKPFSCVLCGNRYTNSGDLKRHSVVHTGGTPFSCSICGKNFTKDGDLKRHSVVHTGEKPFSCSVCGKRFTQSGALKRHSISHTGEKPFTCNLCERTFTRLESLKNHKCESQMA